The nucleotide sequence AgaaatacgaaatttatttAGCTTGTGAACAGAAATTCTTGTTGACATTTAGATCTCTTGTAGAAAAACACGCcaccaatgcaaaaatgtgagagaAAAACACCTCCGCCACATTTAAGTATTGCAGATTGTGCTCGCCCGTTATCGGTGGCGGGGTTGATTTTTTGGCTTTCTACATaggattctttcatttttttgacTTTATGTTTATAGTACGTCATTGTGTACTTTTCTAGGTTCATGAATATGATGTCAGAATTGTTCTCTGCATTCAGCTGCTTTGACATTTTGCTTTGctgtataataaattttatatttctgtctATTTCGGTATGGCAGTGGTGCCTTAATATAATAGGTAAACCTTTGAGTGTCTATAAAACCCGAAATTTACGTATAAGAAATAAGAGTAAGAATAACAATAACAAAGTGAATATTCTTTGTGTTTTAACTGTTGGGCAAGGCAAAAATTGCTGGACTTGCCTATAAGTTTCAGCGTTTCATGTAGAATATAGACAGGGAAAAGTAGCACATCACCGCAAAATTGTGAAAAGTGTAACAGATAATATTCTCATTAATTTGCAGGAATAATCGGTAAATAACTCAAAAACGAAATTCCCTGTGAGGTTCCAGCATAGGATTTACTTATTGGTACATATTGTTTGTGCACTCTCCCTTCTTACGCATAATTCAGAAGTTGGGGTTGCGAAATGCTCTCGGATAATTTACACGGAAGCAACGATGGTTCACTcttcaagaaaaataaaatgctatttTATTACATCAATGCAATTTGTTTGGCAATTTCGCTTTAATATCTGAATTTTAGTTTCATTGGTTTCCGCTCAAAGTTAATGCGTATAATTCTTGCTGAAAAAAGTCAAAGGCGTTCCCGTTCttaaaaactcatttttttgctgaaaatatTTCGACAATAGCTGCAAAAGATATCTAGTTATACTTTTTATCACCATCTTAGATGAGAGTTTCAACCTGTCAATGAATTTAGTGTTTGCTTATTCTGGTATATACATATGAATTACAATTTACAAATATAAGACAAACTTTTAGGTGGCGTGAAGCTTTTTACAAATTCagatatttgttagatttgatcttgtccgccctactttggatatttacgttccgtCCACGTATTTTTACAACTACTAATATTTCGGGGGTTTTTACTCTTTTCCTTTGAAACAAACGTAATTCAAATGACTCCAACAATAACGTTTCTGTGCggcatttttgtaaaaaatttactaaaaaagaCAAATACATTACCAACCAACAGTTCAGTTTTCGGATAATTTACACGGACACAGCAAGAGTTTCCTGTAGTTAAATTCAGagaaaataaatgttattttcatCACATTTATGCAATTTGTTTGGCAATTTCGCTTTAATGTGCGAATTTAAGTTTTATTTGTTTCCTCCAAGATTGATGTATAGAGTGCGCCTGAACAAATTTCTtgtaaaataaagtaaaattgttttaattgcTTGCCGTAAACTTGAGTTTTGCTCGAACCAGTTCATTATTTTAGCTAAAAGTTATTTagttatatttgagcataatcGCGAAAAAGTATTTTGTTTGATGTCACcgtattaaaaaatttaatgatGGGAACCAAGAAAGGTTTATAATTTTGCCCTCAGTAATGTATAAATTTGATATTCTGTAgaatttttttggaaacaaaTTTAGGCATATTTTATGAAATCATTGATTCAAGAATCACGTTCTTTGATGAGCAACCTTGGTGCACTCACACGTCTATGAATCCCTATAGAATGATGTTGAAATATGCAGACATTAGACCAGGGgcctcaaactcaatttacttgggggccgctttccacaataaaagcttAGCAACTCGTTTAAATTGTATTCCTTGTGCACTGCAATTTTAACGGTGTAGATAAAACATGTCGGGATGCTCCTAtgctcaacaaagaaatattgcatttcccatttttttgaaattgtctgtgctcatcaccaacctttctgtttactgaaacttcacttccaaggacacgtttagggatgtgcgaaattataaaattccatcTTGTAATAACTGTTGCGCTGATGTTTCAATCAAGCATTTAGCCGACGGACAGTGATGTTTTGTCACATGGGAAACATGGTTACAATTTATCAAGATGAATCTAAGCGTTAGTGAATGTGACGTCAAAATCATGgaacactgtttttaaattatttcaggcGGTCCCGCGATCGAATATCAGGCCTACAGGTTTGGTACTGGTAGGTTACCGCACCGCATATTCCTTTCAGGggataaatgataaaatattttgttttgtcctGCGTgactatatcttatattacgGAGTTTccctttttcggccacggaacacttacactttttatatcaactggcggaacaccaaaaaatgaaagggttaaattgataaagaaaacgATGCAATGTAGGGGTTCCCAATGGTTTCGAATGGTTACCAAAACCAAAAGAAGTActgtaaatttgataatgaaattaacagtcaaaaagctaaacCGACGGTTACCAAAAATGCAACTACCCTAACTTAGTTAGtccactttaggccgacggtgacgcgatttTAAACGatcagttgggcgacaacttcatgATTCTCAGATCGCCATCGCCATTTCTTTCCCACGCCACACTCGGAAGATGCTCGCGGAACATTAGTGTTCAGCGGAAAACAGTTTGGGAAGCGCTGTTATATTGAAAGCAATAATCATGCTAACTGAGCTAAGTGActtgcgggccgcactaacattaaactttaataccaaggcaggggccacaaactatcatcctgcgggccgcaatttgcccgcgggccgcgagtttgagacccctgcaTTAGAcagtatttgaatttattttaacagAACAACAGCAACGCGAAAATACGTTAGAGAATCTCAATATACGCATTTTCGTCTCGTTCAAAttcaaaatggaattttttccaCGCCATTACAATATAAAGTACATGCTTTTCAATATTTCTACACAAGGCAAGTTTTCTGCAGGCTTTTTGCAAATCCCGCAATGAATGCTTTTAAGTAGACACCATTAAAGGTTCGGCATGGATGAACAGGCATTGGGTGAACAGTACCAGTTCAAATAATACACAGTTTAAGTTACGACGTTAAACGCTTGCGAGGGAAAGCGATATGTGTTTTCATAAGTAACGTAATTGCGTAACGTCGCTGCGTAAAGTAATTAAGGAAAGTCGTTTACGTCAAGTTGGCGCAGCGTACATCTAACAAATTAGagaacattgaataaaattgcTTATACAACTTGACTGGTGCATCATAAACTCTATCTAATGGTACCATTCGAAAGCTGTGTTTAACCTCTACAAATGTGTCGATATTGCATTAggttaaaacaagaacaaatcgaagtttttattttattttatttaaaagcttttcattttatctcCATATTAGAATTGTctttaaaacaatataaaacttatctgAATATAATATACGGTTCGCGAGATATAAGGTTTCAAAATGGCATAACTCACACGGGATGCCAAAGCCGGAAATCTGGCTTTCAGGGTCAGAAGACGTTCTCGGGAAAACCGGAATACCGGCATCTAGAGTTCAAAGAGTTGAAGCGCATTTCAGTTGGTCTTCCTCATAAAGATCGATCATTTTCAACTCAGTTGTAGCCCCATCTGAGACTGGaggaaatttcaaataattcgtCTCAGAATTAAATGAGTCGTCGACGACGTAATCTGTGACGTTTTATCTTCAGTCCAATTACTTCACTCAAAAGTTGAACTGTGCGTTTGCGCCGAACTTCGTTTTCCATAATATTACGACAGCTGTTGTAGTGCTATTATCGATGACTTCATAACGGATAGATAACTCATTGTTTTCGCTACAGACGTTGCAAGATTGTGTGGCCTTCTGTAAAATCATATTCTGGGGCGCTAGAAAAATGCTTTTCTTATGGCGGAGCCACGTAGAATCAAAACCTTAAATCTTGTAAAAATTAGTATTTCACCGGCAAATGTTATGGTAAATATGTTTATACGACCgtatttatatacattgttaattaaaataaaatttatatgatgtaTCCGGACAAATTCATAATTGGCCACACACACAAACTGAAGTTGGAACGCCACGGCGTGGAATGCTCTTGTCATGATTTTActtcgtttgttgttgtttacatTTACGCTgcttttattattgttgtttaagATACAGTAGGGGTCTCGTGAAGTACACGCCCGGAAGTACTTCTAGTTTTATCATTACCCGAATAAAAGTTAGCTCTTTTAGCGAGTGGTGTAATCGCTGCTACTGTTACAAAAGCCGTTCCGTGAGGATTTCGAGGCGATTAATATGTATTTTGAAACCCcctttgaaaatcctggctgtgGCCTGATTACGTTAAAGTATGTTGGAGTAGTTAATAAACTAtagactaaaataaattttatactttgAGATTTTATCGTAGATCTTAGGTGATTTTCCTAACAGCGatatcttgaaaaaataatcacaaccggCTGTCAATATTATCCAAACTTATTATGATCGGTCATAATACGACTCAGTTCAACGCAGAGTGCTGCAGTATTTTGGACtagtaatgcttttattttgtcgtaATTCGATCCAAACTCGAGAAACCATGAAAACaattataataatatgataAAGACCCTTGAAGTGGTCGCTTCGGCGGATTGAATATGTTACATAACAGAAAATGATTATCCATTGAAAAGATCCGGCTCTTCACGAGTGACGTAATTGGGCGACTGTTTTAACATAAATCTTACATTGTTATACAGTATCTCAGAATCAGGACCGTTACATGGAAATTTCCTCCACCCCTACCCTAATACAACTTAATAGACGCGATGAAATAGTCACCGATACATGCCTTATACTAGATCTCAAGTATATATTGATTTGGTGAGAGTCAGCTCattttatttatgaatatataCATAAAGGTGCAACTTTCATTTTTCTTCTTCGGAATACATCCTCTCCACATCCCATCTTCTGTGGTGGTGCATACTTGGCCTGAAAAATAGAATGAAAACGTTCATAAATCCTCCAAAAAATCTTCCGTTTTCGATCTAATTCGTATCTGTTTTACACAAAAATGAATGCTCACTTGTCTTCAATTATGTCTATCAAGCGAGCATAGCTGCAACCACCCGTGCTGCGCAGCCTCGTTTTTGTCCCtgctgatgacgtcatcagcaTTTTCATGTCGGTACTGTCGAGCACGAAATCAAAGATCTGCGAACAGAATTATTCGGTTTGatgttgtttttattaatacAGAAATAATTCCAATAATTTGGTACCTTTTTCTGTGGAGAAGCTGTTAATTTTTTATCGAAAATTCATCACATATCCACATACTACAGTAGATTATACggtgcttccgaagtattcgtaccaagatggcgcacaacctgaacatagtatgttgtaccaggttacggttgttcaggttgtgcgtcatcttggtacgaatacttccggagcgccgttTATACAGTATACTTAGCAGCGGTGGGAAATTGAATCGAATAACCAGAATAACATATTTAAAGTATCAAGAGTTgaggtaaaataaaaattttggatgaattttcaAGTTTACATCTTAATTACGATTACAGCTAAAAACTCGCTAAGTTAACTCGCAGAGCTAAATGATATACAAAACTTCAAGTTAAAGAAGATATTATACAATTCGGAAAATATTGAGAACGGTGAGAATGTAAGGAGGGATCCTTGCATTGAGTGATTACCTTGAATTTACAGTTTATTTGTGCTGTTCTCATACTTTCTATCACTACTACAACTCCTCTTTGTATGTATGACCTCATTATAAtttgtgttgttgtttttccATGCTTTACCGCAATCTCCTTCACAGATGATCGATCGTTGTATAGCAATTTTGTTGTTGCTGTCCTGTATATAAAAATCATAAGGTAAAACACGAAATTTCGACACAAATGTTTCAATTAAACAAGACAAGGCCATTGTTTGCTAAAAGCTCTTGGTAAACACTCTCGCTCTTTCGCAAAACGCTCCGATTCctagacatatatttatatagtaATTTTATGCTTGAGAAAATAAGGCAGGATCCATCTATTCTGTGCAATGTGCACTTTGACGGAATGGTAAAATCTCAGCAAGAGATTCAGTGCGGATACTGCGTGGGAGAGTGTTTCGTGAAACTTAGCGAGGGATCTTGTATCATAACAATTTATCGTCAGTTCCCGCAGACAAAGAAAGCATTCTGGACGATATTCAATCAAAATAAGATGAATTAGCTACAgctgaattttatattttaatcaaaagTTGAATGATCTTTTCTCGTGCAATGAAAAATGCATTCGACATTTCGAAATTAaccataaaatttatattttctgttaAGTGACAGATTGCTTGGCACCCATATAGCTATAGCTCAGTTCCACAAGCACTCAAAACGCGTTCACGATTTTCacgatatttattaaaaataggaTAAATTATCTGTAGTGAATTTaacattcattttttaattatcAGCAAATAAACTTGGCTTGTGAAATTACAAATGGATTGACATCTTGACATTCAAGTGACATCGTGACCTTGAGTTAATCTATGAAATCAATCATCAATTGACAACCCTTCGACTACCCAGGAATATTCAACGCACCTTCTATAAATTTTGCGACGGAATTTGGTCTGAATTTGTACGTGTAAAGACCCAGGTTCAAAAAGAAATTGTCAGTTGCTCATCATAAAAACAACGAGTCGTATTTTCATCTGCAGTTGTTACATTCCGATAAATTCAAAGTTAAAAATGAATCGAATTAAACTATGACTAAATATGAGGGTCTTTTTGATTACAAAATCACAAACATGCTGGGCCCAGTTACTTATGCTTATAAGGGTCATGTCTATTTTTGCTTCTATTGAGAATTACCGAACGCCAAACGTAAACATGTTAGAAGCTACGCAGTGTTTTATACCTataacaggggtcggcaaactacggcccgttaGTCGGATCCGGCctgcggagcaatataatccggcccgcgacacttcactgaattatattaacaaaacagctgtattgacgattatattctttggatgacagaatttgttttgagaccctaaattatattataacctaagtatataattcacaaccACTCGTTCAATGAGCCTATACTGattataattaaacaaatggcaacagaacgtaaaaaagttgatggtgagtgcaaatggtttattgacgcagaaaatattcaaatgatcagtcttcgcgcactgcttgaaatttaactgaaatctgtgtgaaaaaatgtgattcgtTGGCCATTCCTTCGGTccttaactttccaaaaatatgtgcggcccgccaatgacttgcgacctttaattttggcccgtgaACTACAAAAGTTCGCCGACCCCTGACCTATACTTTATATTCTTGaattgttcatttatttaattttgtctacATTCATTAATGTTATAATGTCATATAGTTAgggctgccatcgatatgaacccAAAATTAAGGATGTCGGGAAACATGATAAGATAATATTAGTACGAAATGTAAtgaacaaaatgtattcatgctAGTGCGACCCGTGTCTAATCATACTTTGCACTAGAAAGGATTCGCTTCAGCAGTTCTTTATTCCTAGAAACAATCTGTTCCATCTCACTTCTAAGTTGATGTTTAATTCAGGTTACACGAACTGAAATTTGCTCGTAGGCTATTGTCTTGTCATTGTGACAATCAATTTGCTGTTATTACATCATGAATGCGTATGCAATCAATGAGGTTCTAATACAATTTTTAGCAAATCAATCATTCGGATTTACTAATCTaggtaataaaacaaaaacaaggacatttgtcaaaataaggacgtttcttggaaatgaataaaaaaaatattttccaagaCAAAGGCtctcaaaataaggacaaatcttagaaataaggacgttatggcagccctgtATATAGACTAGGGAGACTTGAAGACATCAATAAATATCTTTTAAATATTTCCCAAACTCATAACCAAGTCTGGTGGTTTGTCTTGTTAAGTTAACTTTATTCAAATCTTACTTTTGTCTCAAAGGAATGTAGGCagccaaaacaatattattatatttgcaaAATCGAACATGAGGTTCTTCTATTTTACTGTGTTCCATCTGATGAATCGCCGGTACAACAGACGTCCCTGTcataattttatcaatttggtATTCAGAAAAATCACAGAGTCCAATACTTCGAATCAAACCTTCCCTTTGAAGTGTTTCCAATTCCTAAAACAAATATTAAGTTTAGCAAAAATATTCCCACGAACATTTAAATGCATATCACCGGGTGATGTGTACAGCTGTAATTCACAGTACAAATGTTTTACCATTCTCGAATGTTCAATTTGTGAAGATCTTAAAATCAAAAACCAAAGAATCCACATATTGTTTTTACAATGCTGGTTATTATGAGAAAGCAAATGCTGGTCTAAATGCCTAAATAGTTTATTCAGAAATAAGTAATCTCATACAATAGCTAAGTGCGGCCTGATGCTACTCGCGCATTATTTATTCAAGAAAATTAATTTCCAATTAATGATGCATATTTTCATtgtaaatgaaaatttataagtctgtttgatattttgttttaccaTAGAGGtacaacaaataaataaaaggctTTTACTTTCCACATTCGTATGTAATCGTATTCCCTTGCAAAATCAATTGTTTGTGTGTGGGATAACCCTTTCGAAGCCTGGAAAAATCACGAGATATTAAATgcaaaaatacattttgatatttcacaATTAATATATTAAGAATACTCTTTAGATTGAATTTATTATAGTAGTAGTTAGCCGTCATTTTTAGAACTAAGATTTGTATTTTGttcaaatcaaattaatatCAAAAAACTCGTTTAATATTGACATtctatagatttaaaaatactaTTCATACTAAGCTGTAAAGATTTTTGTAGGGTGAAAGAATAATTTTCGGCTCTACTGTTAGTTACACAGCAACTTAATCGACACATCAGGAAAATATAGACTGGGATTATTTTGATAAACAATTCCGCCGCCGATGAGACAATGCGCATACGAAAAGAATTGTAGTTGTATAATTGTACtcaaatttataatattcaacGCAATGACATTgactagatcagtggttcacaaactctatgcgccccctttttagaatttgtcaagcctcgcgccccacctcacaTCAAAGTAACTTACATTACAACAAGCTACAAgtataacagatagtgaggcaaaagtatgtttgaaaaaatcgttgaaaatacgtggatggaacgtaaataaggaaat is from Styela clava chromosome 9, kaStyClav1.hap1.2, whole genome shotgun sequence and encodes:
- the LOC120339657 gene encoding aldo-keto reductase family 1 member B1-like yields the protein MSVPSGILSSGHLVPVLGFATRNLFGENADNAILTAIHSGCRHIDTSTMNENEIDVGKSLQRIYRNENIKREDLFISSKYSPGHLNSNNVRSDVRRTLSNLKTDYLDLCLLQSASSIAASKGLSHTQTIDFAREYDYIRMWKELETLQREGLIRSIGLCDFSEYQIDKIMTGTSVVPAIHQMEHSKIEEPHVRFCKYNNIVLAAYIPLRQKTATTKLLYNDRSSVKEIAVKHGKTTTQIIMRSYIQRGVVVVIESMRTAQINCKFKIFDFVLDSTDMKMLMTSSAGTKTRLRSTGGCSYARLIDIIEDKPSMHHHRRWDVERMYSEEEK